In a single window of the Oscarella lobularis chromosome 4, ooOscLobu1.1, whole genome shotgun sequence genome:
- the LOC136185956 gene encoding polyglutamine-binding protein 1-like has product MSLPPALQARLLKRGIIKDSGASNEGDSNIGVDWKEVPDIESGFYYWWNVITGKVTWLPPGGRKDPTNKEEELRTQRPAPYSKSREQRDARKGKAKSGKDDLDPMDPASYADVPRGDWASGLQDEGNVRTGADTTASGPLFQVRPYPSPGAVLRMNSTEKESNVPSIGPTKNTT; this is encoded by the exons ATGTCGCTTCCTCCTGCATTACAGGCGAGATTGCTGAAGAGAGGCATAATTAAAG ACAGCGGAGCATCGAATGAAGGCGACAGTAAT atcgGTGTGGACTGGAAGGAAGTGCCTGACATTGAAAG TGGCTTTTACTACTGGTGGAACGTGATAACGGGAAAAGTTACTTGGCTGCCTCCTGGAG GAAGGAAAGATCCAACAaacaaggaagaagaattgaGAACACAAAGGCCAGCACCCTACAGCAAGAGCAGAGAACAAAGAG AtgcaagaaaaggaaaggcAAAATCGGGCAAAGATGATCTAGATCCAATGGATCCGGCATCTTACGCTGACGTCCCAAG AGGTGATTGGGCCAGTGGCCTACAAGACGAAGGAAACGTCAGAACGGGTGCAGACACGACGGCCAGCGGTCCACTGTTCCAAGTAAGACCATACCCGTCACCAGGAGCAGTCTTAAGAATGAACTCAACGGAAAAAGAGTCAAACGTACCGTCCATAGGACCCACGAAAAATactacttaa
- the LOC136185950 gene encoding dermatan-sulfate epimerase-like protein, which produces MIVLVVCLAVVVHRAPVGAFQDPELHPMLYFDSDELEILRQKTKTTHRHIYERLAELANEFKKKPKDFFPPLDWDEFASSWNEHYGNHLGALSMYCALTPADHVLLNLTLVYMDRMERLPNWKIKANPSDDVPVSHSLVGFATAYDLLYRRMNARRRDVYLARIMRVTSRHFMRARSATWGTTYIHNHVATNVVALFLATLVIMPHDRRARQWRDTSVLLMDRTMKLLNLVVDGSLAEGVTYGSYTARSVTQYVYLAKRHLRTDYSKNTWLHKHYQFYLATVLPGYKETVGIADSSRTWFYGPESQLVFLDSFIMKNGLGNWLASRVRQNRATSGPLGPARAHKWCTLHTEYVFYDPSLGETSPFASKHFGKLVRFSDWGVTTYGAGHPSGTTFVSFKSSALMGRAVHATLVQHTYDWLRGWWNLNPGHEHPDQNSFVFFPRGRPFVTEAFYGPKYTYLNNVLTFGYVVDGAGCPSPHRGQNGECEKWLKWKDNMREERTWAELISANEYENTMFANGEALGAYPSSLHLESVYRAIVLLDDDTLLVFDHVALGPDSKLTTSNAYFHNIHEPFKVVAGAAYLNEGDDRFRVRWISTAGVDAVKATTGSTEYHAEFGTRKTNFLNVSVPLRRSVTRTVYAFVGPSSKFKEMRFLKSVDAGVVIEVVMDAETVTVSVATAHEDPRLRFGLLGFLGYARIDSTSGRHIRFGVDIVSSSSAAASLSLPSARSVLKRDVSVPLHKRAAGKAERLVDEKKSPVVVSGNGRTILLLFVGGALLLLVARSVKRPRRIRRKSLVCVVFLILFAALIAVAVNELSSPQPRSRPETAKDRVKEDKNYVDDDEAHAEAHDEAYDEDEDEEYDEDDYEEEDEDDEDGVEIEEDEEEDGRRRLLAIDSMESPYPRVFVTSFLGFGAELVSGLFENRPDFLSTVFPSSGLQPPAKEVAVDPFVDACEWHPNRQTFPLIAGWFKSFYSNPEVYLDPPKDVVLTAEVKVRLKTLKAHKTKYPNSLVVLTSSSASWNLKLPWLHSVLGSTAKMIYVVRDPRSWISTILDKREDRFRRWKIEERLQALFARQAGRCRGRYAFEYDDLRSLYDDDNDNDDLKTKVGPVKQLALLWKANTAAAIRINQQLPQTNYLLVRFEDLIEKPAATAETIYRFVGGSLPFLSEHWILQSTGTGMFRVGPDRQVDADTTSAWKEKLTLRQIREIESVCESVMTTLGYEAFSLM; this is translated from the coding sequence ATGATCGTTCTTGTCGTCTGCTTAGCAGTAGTCGTTCATCGCGCGCCTGTAGGCGCCTTTCAAGACCCCGAACTCCACCCGATGCTCTATTTCGATAGCGACGAGCTCGAAATACTTCGccaaaagacgaaaacgacccATCGACACATCTACGAACGTCTCGCCGAACTGGCGAAcgaattcaaaaagaaaccgaAGGATTTCTTTCCGCCGCTCGACTGGGACGAATTCGCGAGCTCGTGGAACGAACACTACGGAAATCATCTCGGCGCTCTCTCGATGTACTGCGCCCTGACGCCCGCCGATCACGTCCTACTCAATCTCACTCTCGTCTACATGGATCGCATGGAACGGCTACCGAATTGGAAAATCAAAGCGAATCCGTCCGACGACGTACCCGTATCGCACTCGCTCGTCGGATTCGCCACCGCCTACGATCTCCTTTATCGACGCATGaacgcgcgtcgacgcgacgtctaTCTCGCGCGAATCATGCGCGTGACGTCTCGTCATTTCATGCGCGCGCGAAGTGCAACGTGGGGAACGACGTATATACACAACCACGtggcgacgaacgtcgttgCGCTTTTTCTCGCCACGCTCGTCATTATGCCGCACGATCGACGCGCCCGTCAGTGGCGCGACACCTCCGTTTTGCTCATGGATCGAACCATGAAATTATTGAAtcttgtcgtcgacggatcgCTCGCCGAGGGCGTCACCTACGGAAGCTACACGGCTCGATCTGTGACGCAGTACGTCTATTTAGCCAAACGTCATCTCCGGACGGATTACTCAAAGAACACATGGCTGCATAAACATTATCAGTTCTACTTGGCAACCGTGCTGCCGGGCTATAAAGAAACGGTTGGAATTGCCGATTCGAGTCGTACGTGGTTCTACGGGCCCGAAAGTCAATTGGTCTTCCTCGATAGTTTTATCATGAAGAATGGATTGGGCAATTGGTTGGCGTCGCGCGTTCGACAAAATCGCGCGACGTCCGGACCGCTGGGACCGGCGCGCGCGCACAAGTGGTGCACGCTGCACACGGAGTACGTTTTCTACGATCCGTCTCtcggcgaaacgtcgccgtttgcgTCGAAACATTTCGGCAAGTTGGTTCGATTCAGCGACTGGGGCGTGACGACGTACGGCGCCGGGCATCCGTCCGgcacgacgttcgtctcgttcaaATCGAGCGCGCTCATGGGTCGCGCCGTGCACGCGACGCTCGTGCAACACACGTACGATTGGCTGCGCGGCTGGTGGAATCTCAATCCCGGTCACGAGCATCCCGATCAAAattcgttcgtcttctttccgcGCGGTCGTCCCTTCGTCACCGAGGCCTTCTACGGGCCCAAATACACGTATCTGAACAACGTTCTTACGTTCGgttacgtcgtcgacggcgccggcTGTCCGTCGCCGCATCGAGGTCAGAACGGCGAGTGCGAAAAGTGGCTCAAGTGGAAGGACAACATGAGAGAGGAGCGCACGTGGGCCGAACTCATATCGGCGAACGAATACGAAAACACCATGTTCGCTAACGGCGAAGCGCTCGGCGCCTATCCGTCGAGTCTTCACCTGGAGAGCGTCTATCGGGCCATagttcttctcgacgacgacacgcttctcgttttcgatcACGTCGCTTTGGGTCCCGATAGCAAATTGACAACGTCCAACGCTTACTTTCATAATATTCACGAGCCGTTTaaagtcgtcgccggcgcggCTTATTTGAACGAgggcgacgatcgttttcgcgtgCGTTGGATTTCGAcggccggcgtcgacgccgtgaaagcgacgacgggaTCGACGGAATATCACGCCGAGTTCGGTACGCGaaagacgaattttctcAACGTTTCCGTGCCGCTGCGACGATCCGTAACTCGCACGGTCTACGCATTCGTCGGACCGTCGTCAAAGTTCAAAGAGATGCGATTTTTAAAGAGCGTCGACGCTGGCGTCGTTATTGAAGTCGTCATGGACGCCGAGACGGTGACCGTCAGCGTCGCCACGGCCCACGAAGATCCGCGATTGCGTTTCGGTTTGCTCGGCTTTTTAGGATACgcgcgaatcgattcgacgtcgggaCGACATATTCGATTTGGCGTCGacatcgtttcgtcgtcgtcggcggcggcgtcgttgtcTTTGCCGTCGGCGCGATCTGTTTTGAAGAGAGACGTTTCTGTGCCGCTTCACAAACGTGCGGCGGGAAAAGCCGAAAGGCTAgtagacgaaaaaaaatctccCGTCGTTGTCTCTGGAAACGGCAGAACGATATTGCTTTTATTCGTCGGTGGGGCGCTGCTTTTGCTTGTCGCTCGAAGTGTCAAGCGTCCTCGAAGGattcgaagaaaatcgctgGTGTGCGttgtttttttgattttgtttgCCGCGTTGATCGctgtcgccgtcaacgagTTGTCGTCGCCTCAGCCCCGAAGCCGTCCTGAAACGGCAAAGGATCGAGTTAAGGAAGACAAGAactacgtcgacgacgacgaagcgcacGCCGAAGCGCACGACGAAGcgtacgacgaagacgaagacgaagagtacgacgaagacgattacgaagaagaagacgaagacgatgaagatggAGTGGAGAtagaagaggacgaagaggaagacgggAGACGTCGTTTGCTTGCAATCGACTCAATGGAATCGCCGTATCCTCGAGTCTTTGTCACGTCCTTTCTCGGCTTCGGTGCCGAGCTCGTCAGCGGTCTATTCGAGAATCGACCCGACTTTCTTAGCACCGTCTTTCCTTCGTCCGGACTGCAGCCGCCCGCGAAGgaagtcgccgtcgatccgttcgtcgacgcgtgcGAATGGCATCCGAATCGGCAGACGTTTCCGCTCATCGCCGGCTGGTTCAAGTCGTTTTACTCGAACCCCGAGGTTTATCTCGATCCGCccaaagacgtcgttttgaccGCCGAGGTCAAAGTGCGTCTTAAGACGCTAAAAGCGCACAAGACGAAGTATCCCaattcgctcgtcgttctgacgtcgtcgagtgcAAGCTGGAATTTGAAATTGCCGTGGCTTCACAGCGTTCTcggatcgacggcgaaaatgATCTACGTCGTTCGCGATCCGCGCAGTTGgatttcgacgattctcGACAAAAGGGAagatcgatttcgtcgctggAAAATCGAGGAACGCCTGCAAGCGCTCTTTGCTCGCCAGGCGGGCCGATGTCGCGGTCGCTACGCATTCGAATACGACGACTTACGATCgctctacgacgacgacaacgacaacgacgaccTAAAAACGAAAGTCGGACCCGTAAAGCAATTGGCTTTACTTTGGAAAGCGAatacggcggcggcgattcgaaTTAACCAACAGTTACCGCAAACGAACTACCTACTCGTTCGATTTGAggatttaattgaaaaaccGGCCGCGACGGCAGAGACCATCTATCGGTTCGTCGGCGGTTCGTTGCCGTTTTTGTCGGAGCATTGGATTTTGCAGAGTACGGGCACGGGCATGTTTCGCGTCGGTCCCGATCGGCAGGTGGATGCCGACACGACGAGCGCGTGGAAGGAGAAGTTGACGTTGAGGCAGATACGCGAAATTGAATCGGTGTGCGAATCGGTCATGACAACGCTAGGAtacgaagcgttttctcttATGTAA
- the LOC136185953 gene encoding urocanate hydratase-like, with the protein MSSLKEICAGLPLHPIPQPRPRDPTVPHAPVRTPKLTKEEEKQALCNALRYFPTEFHETLAKEFATELATHGHIYMYRFRPEIDMRAYPIDEYPTKSKQAAAIMHMLMNNLDPRVAQYPHELVTYGGNGQVLSNWAQFWLVMNYLAEMTNEQTLVMCSGHPQGLYPSSKNAPRLVLSNGIVIPNYSSKEQYEKMFALGVSMYGQMTAGSYCYIGPQGIVHGTTLTLLNAGRKYLGVESLAGKVFVTSGLGGMSGAQAKAAAICGCVGVIAEVSEAALNKRWEQGWLMEKAKDLDDCIARIRAARSERRAVSIGYLGNIVDLWEKIVSEHEATGELLADLGSDQTSLHNPYRGGYWPVGFTLEQAQDLLAKDEKKFVNLIQESLRRQVRAVNYLTSKGMKFWDYGNAFLLEAGKAGAEVKSKGDNTFRYPSYVEDIMGEIFSGGFGPFRWVCTSGLGVDLEQTDAIAAHVLEGLVASEPPHDVRIQYEDNLKWIREAGKHNLVVGSQARILYSDLSGRLALAKAFNQAVSEGKLKGPVVISRDHHDVSGTDSPFRETSNIKDGSMFCADMAVQNVIGDAFRGATWVALHNGGGVGWGEVVNGGFGLVLDGSDEACDRSRSMLVWDVSNGVTRRAWAGHPIADRTIRVIQENGDFNMRVTLPHHVEDLSLIDRAMEDI; encoded by the exons atgtcgtcgttgaaagaGATTTGCGCTGGCTTGCCTCTTCATCCTATTCCGCAGCCGCGTCCGAGAGATCCTACGGTTCCGCACGCTCCAGTTCGAACTCCGAAGCTGacgaaagaggaggaaaag CAAGCCCTGTGCAATGCTCTGCGATACTTTCCAACCGAGTTTCACGAGACACTGGCAAAGGAATTCGCCACAGAACTGGCAACGCACGGACATATCTACATGTACAGATTTAGACCAGAGATAGATATGAG AGCTTATCCCATCGACGAGTATCCGACTAAAAGCAAGCAGGCAGCCGCCATCATGCACATGCTGATGAACAATTTGGATCCGCGTGTCGCTCAATATCCTCACGAATTGGTCACGTACGGTGGAAACGGTCAGGTGTTGTCCAATTGGGCACAG TTTTGGTTGGTTATGAATTATCTTGCTGAGATGACGAATGAGCAGACGTTGGTGATGTGCTCGGGACATCCTCAGGGATTGTATCCTAGTTCGAAGAATGCACCGCGTTTGGTTCTCAGCAATGGAATA GTCATCCCCAACTATTCGTCAAAGGAGCAGTATGAAAAAATGTTTGCATTGGGCGTTTCCAT GTACGGGCAAATGACAGCCGGTAGTTATTGCTACATTGGACCGCAGGGTATTGTACATGGAACAACG TTGACTTTGCTGAATGCTGGACGAAAATATCTAGGTGTTGAAAGTCTTGCTGGAAAA GTTTTTGTCACGTCTGGGCTGGGTGGCATGAGTGGAGCTCAAGCCAAAGCAGCTGCTATTTGCGGATGTGTCGGAGTCATAGCAGAG GTCAGCGAAGCAGCGTTGAATAAGCGTTGGGAGCAAGG GTGGCTCATGGAAAAAGCCAAAGATCTTGATGACTGTATAGCCAGAATTCG AGCCGCTCGTTCTGAACGACGTGCAGTCAGCATTGGCTATTTGGGAAATATAGTTGACCTCTG GGAAAAGATAGTTAGTGAACATGAAGCTACTGGCGAACTGCTGGCTGATTTGGGATCTGACCAGACGTCTTTGCACAATCCGTACCGAGGTGGCTACTGGCCCGTTGGC TTTACGTTGGAGCAAGCTCAGGATCTACTTGCaaaggacgagaaaaagtttGTTAACTTAATTCAAGAGAG CTTACGTCGTCAAGTTCGCGCTGTAAACTACTTGACATCAAAAGGAATGAAATTTTGGGATTATGGTAACGCTTTCTTGCTGGAAGCGGGAAAAGCGG GAGCTGAGGTCAAAAGCAAAGGCGATAATACGTTCAGATATCCGTCGTACGTAGAAGACATCATGGG CGAAATCTTCTCGGGTGGTTTTGGGCCATTCAG ATGGGTGTGCACGTCTGGGTTGGGTGTAGATTTGGAGCAGACTGATGCAATAGCGGCTCACGTTCTCGAAGGACTGGTTGCTTCAGAAC CTCCtcatgacgtcagaataCAGTACGAAGATAACTTGAAGTGGATAAGAGAGGCTGGAAAGCACAATTTG GTCGTAGGCTCCCAGGCTCGTATTTTGTACAGTGATTTATCTGGCCGATTGGCATTGGCCAAAGCCTTCAATCAGGCCGTTTCTGAAGGAAAACTGAAA GGTCCTGTCGTAATTAGTCGAGATCATCATGATGTGAGCGGCACGGACAG TCCTTTCCGAGAAACGTCAAATATTAAGGACGGATCAATGTTTTGCGCGG ATATGGCTGTACAGAATGTGATAGGAGACGCGTTTCGCGGGGCTACGTGGGTTGCATTGCACAATGGCGGTGGTGTTGGCTG gggAGAAGTTGTCAATGGAGGTTTTGGACTTGTTTTGGATGGAAGTGAC GAAGCTTGTGACCGATCGAGGTCTATGCTTGTGTGGGACGTTTCAAATGGA GTGACTAGAAGGGCCTGGGCAGGGCATCCAATTGCCGACAGAACGATTCGCGTTATTCAAGAAAACGGAGATTTCAACATGAGGGTCACTCTGCCGCACCACGTCGAGGATCTTTCACTTATCGACAGAGCTATGGAAGACATTTGA
- the LOC136185955 gene encoding monoglyceride lipase-like isoform X1, giving the protein MDSSTVESSLTNARGEKLFVKRWLPRSNPSDFRALLCIVHGIGEHVDRFAVLAEAFAEKSFLVFGQDLVGHGRSEGIRVDVDDFHYYDQDVLLQINEVRKEHPNIPLFLFGQSMGGAVALVTALNNPELFAGVVLIAPAILIDPKEATACRIFVGRLLASVAPQFSLGVLPPEKLSRNKKEVESYVNDPLVWHGGVKARQAMRSLAAFREIQSRMEEIKFSFIVLHGDGDQVVLKAGSEMLIEKAQSADKTFKTYPDMGHTLLHELEDNSKKVLQDIIDWILSRLG; this is encoded by the exons ATGGATTCCTCTACCGTCGAATCGTCTCTTACGAATGCAAGAGGAGAGAAGTTGTTTGTCAAACGCTGGCTGCCTCGTTCCAATCCAAG CGACTTTAGAGCTCTTCTGTGCATTGTCCACGGCATCGGAGAACACGTTGATCGCTTCGCGGTCTTAGCCGAAGCCTTTGCCGAAAAGTCGTTCTTAGTTTTCGGCCAGGACTTAG TGGGTCACGGTCGAAGCGAGGgcattcgcgtcgacgtcgacgactttcaTTACTACGATCAGGACGTTTTGCTTCAAATCAACGAAGTACGGAAGGAACATCCAAACATTCCTCTGTTTCTTTTCGGCCAATCGATG GGAGGCGCGGTCGCCCTGGTCACTGCTCTCAACAATCCCGAATTATTTGCAGGAGTTGTTCTCATTGCTCCGGCTATACTGATCGATCCGAAAGAAGCAACTGCTTGTCGA atttttgtTGGTCGCTTGCTAGCTTCTGTGGCTCCGCAGTTCTCTTTGGGTGTGCTACCCCCAGAGAAATTAAGTCGGAACAAGAAGGAAGTGGAGAGCTATGTCAATGATCCCCTTGTGTGGCACGGCGGGGTGAAAGCGAGACAGGCCATGCGATCCCTCGCCGCTTTTAGGGAGATTCAAAGTCGGATGGAAGAAATCAAGTTTTCTTTTATTGTACTTCATGGTGATGGTGATCAGGTGGTACTGAAAGCTGGATCAGAGATGCTTATCGAAAAGGCTCAGAGCGCAGACAAAACGTTTAAA ACGTACCCTGATATGGGACACACTCTGCTTCATGAATTGGAAGACAATTCAAAAAAAGTATTGCAGGATATCATTGATTGGATTCTCTCCAGACTGGGTTAG
- the LOC136185955 gene encoding monoglyceride lipase-like isoform X2 yields the protein MDSSTVESSLTNARGEKLFVKRWLPRSNPRALLCIVHGIGEHVDRFAVLAEAFAEKSFLVFGQDLVGHGRSEGIRVDVDDFHYYDQDVLLQINEVRKEHPNIPLFLFGQSMGGAVALVTALNNPELFAGVVLIAPAILIDPKEATACRIFVGRLLASVAPQFSLGVLPPEKLSRNKKEVESYVNDPLVWHGGVKARQAMRSLAAFREIQSRMEEIKFSFIVLHGDGDQVVLKAGSEMLIEKAQSADKTFKTYPDMGHTLLHELEDNSKKVLQDIIDWILSRLG from the exons ATGGATTCCTCTACCGTCGAATCGTCTCTTACGAATGCAAGAGGAGAGAAGTTGTTTGTCAAACGCTGGCTGCCTCGTTCCAATCCAAG AGCTCTTCTGTGCATTGTCCACGGCATCGGAGAACACGTTGATCGCTTCGCGGTCTTAGCCGAAGCCTTTGCCGAAAAGTCGTTCTTAGTTTTCGGCCAGGACTTAG TGGGTCACGGTCGAAGCGAGGgcattcgcgtcgacgtcgacgactttcaTTACTACGATCAGGACGTTTTGCTTCAAATCAACGAAGTACGGAAGGAACATCCAAACATTCCTCTGTTTCTTTTCGGCCAATCGATG GGAGGCGCGGTCGCCCTGGTCACTGCTCTCAACAATCCCGAATTATTTGCAGGAGTTGTTCTCATTGCTCCGGCTATACTGATCGATCCGAAAGAAGCAACTGCTTGTCGA atttttgtTGGTCGCTTGCTAGCTTCTGTGGCTCCGCAGTTCTCTTTGGGTGTGCTACCCCCAGAGAAATTAAGTCGGAACAAGAAGGAAGTGGAGAGCTATGTCAATGATCCCCTTGTGTGGCACGGCGGGGTGAAAGCGAGACAGGCCATGCGATCCCTCGCCGCTTTTAGGGAGATTCAAAGTCGGATGGAAGAAATCAAGTTTTCTTTTATTGTACTTCATGGTGATGGTGATCAGGTGGTACTGAAAGCTGGATCAGAGATGCTTATCGAAAAGGCTCAGAGCGCAGACAAAACGTTTAAA ACGTACCCTGATATGGGACACACTCTGCTTCATGAATTGGAAGACAATTCAAAAAAAGTATTGCAGGATATCATTGATTGGATTCTCTCCAGACTGGGTTAG